The following nucleotide sequence is from Corylus avellana chromosome ca7, CavTom2PMs-1.0.
ACAACCAGccaactataaataaataaagtttccTATATTTAATCCAATCCAGGTATGTTCCAAACTTGGGGTAGGATACTCTTTATCCAACCCATTGCAATAAAATACAATCCAGCTCTTTATAACCACGTGCCAAACATGGACATAATTTATATAACCTGACGGACTATACAAAAAAATAGAGCAGAAGGAATTTGGTCACATGCTACGAAAGGCCAATTATGTTTAAAGCATCACATAGTGTATCAAATAGCAAGTGTTTTATCATCCCTCCCCATAGGCATTCCCTCAAGCTTCTGCTAGTAGGCCTTCAACGACCTTTTAATTGCATCACAATATCTAACTCCTGGCCGGAATATATTAGCATACTGGTCTTCGGACTATCACACAGAAAATCCAGTTCCCAAGAAGCAGCAGCAGTTGgcaaaaaaaaggggaaaaaaaaataaggggcaTCCAAGAGAATTTAAGAGTATAGGCATGCAAGAAAGTCCACAACTAGCAAATGTGCCAGGGGAGGCGCAGCTCACATGGCTAATAAACTcaactgaaaaaaatatatatgaaagaaagaaaagacttAATCTATTTCGCACCATTTGCTTTTATACAATCCACCATGAACTATGAAGTTGATGGGCCAAACATTCATGGAGTTAAAACCCAAAGCAGCAATAAGACTGAATTGCTGGGCTGAAATCTACACTtctaatataataaaacaacaaaaattcacTACTTACATTTATGTTCCCCTCAACAACAAAATGGACCATGAAAATATGGCACGTTAATTTGAGTTAAGAAGGTGACATTCAATTCAGATTCTTCTGCCATGCCCGATGGTCATTTTTCATCATCTAACTTAAGAATCAAGGCCAATGTAAGCAAACTACTTAATCTAAGGGTCTAAACTGAAATACAAATGCAACATCAAATACAGTGCTAAACACACTGCAAACAGTTTCAATTAAGTAAACTTTAAGAGTGTCTACTGTTTGATTATCAGAAAGAGCAATCTGATATACCTGCACGTTTTGGAGATTATCTGACTGCAAAATATCCGCCAACCTTAATAAAATCTCAGACTTGTTAATATCCCCATCCTCAATTGCAAGACAAACATCGATATCACTTCTAGAAACTCCAAAAGAGCTTGCACATGATCCATAAAGATAGAGCCGAGCTTTAGGCCATTCTTTGCAAACTAATCTCTCCAATAATGCTAACAATTGTTTCTGTTGCGCCTTCTCTTCTTCTGCAGGTACTAGGGACTCGTAAATTGCAAGAAAAGGTGCATTTAATCTGTGTATGTCACTTCGACATTGCATCTTTATTTTTAACGTCCTCATCCTTTGGCTAAGCAGCCGTTGCCCTCTGCTATCTGACCTTACATCCTGATGATAACAAATACAAGTGAATCCCACATTTAAACCGTTTGTTTCTTAATTAACTTTCCACAGAAAATTTAATCTTCCAACGCTAATAATAACTTCAACCTctattccattaaaaaatatGTCCCTTGAGAATACACAATGATTGACATTTTTTCACTAACAACGGCCAACTAGCACCTGAAAGTATATGAACGCTAAAAGTTGAAAACCTTAAGTATTCATAGATCATGTTTATATCATAGATCTCTATTCAAATATCAGTTCCTTCGGgatcaaaatttatttgtaaatttcaaatattttaagcCTATTTAACACATCATATAAGAATAGAAAGAAACAGAAGCAACAAAAATAATCAACCTTCTCACGAGAAGTGCGATGTTGGCTTGCGCCATTCTTGCCATCAGATTCATCCTCAAGCAACAATGAATCGACAAGCTGTTCGCCAATATCATTTAGTTCATTACTTCCATCCTCCTTGAACTTGTTTCGACCCTGAAAACTATTGCCATCACCAAATTCATCAATCTCACTATGCAAATTTGATATGGACTCATCGATATCCAAAGCCGACACCGAAGGAAGGTTACTCCCTGCTGGCATCCCCCGGCGATCAAGCTGTCCACTGAGCCTCAGCTCACCTGACTTTTCACCTTCCATTGATAATCTCCTCAGTCTCTCATCCTCAGCATCCGAGGAAACATCGCTACTACCAAATTCAAGATAATATGCCTTTTGCTTATCCACATTGTGCTCTAACCCCCTCCTCATATTCCCAGAATCCCAATTCCCTTTTCCCCTAGGCTTGCTCGGAAACCCCGGGGGTGGACTAGACCGATAGTTCCCACTGTGGTACTTCTTTCCCAACTCACCCCCTCGTCGCTCTTGCTCTCGAGAATCATAATTCGCACGCCGGAAAgcatttgaatttggattcgaATTCGAATTCGAATTCGAATTCACCCGCGGCTCGAATTGCCAATTCCTATCCAACCCATTATAGCTTCTGGTACCCAAACCCGCTTCGCCCTCCTTCTGAGTATCGAACTTCGTAGTATCCAAAGAATTCTGAGAAATAACATTTGACAAAACCTCAGGGCTCCGAATTTCGCTAGCGAAAGAACCGAACTTGAGCTTCGGCTCATGATGCGTCTGCTGCACAGTAAACTTGTCGATTCTACTGTTGTCTCTGGCGTCAATCCCAGGAAACCCTACTTTCCTGGAATCGTCGCCGAAGAGAATGTGATTTGGTGGAATTTGATTGCCTGGATACTGATTCCGAGGAGGAGGGAAAGGGTTTTGCGGAAACCCTAGGAAGTTTGAAGGGAAAGGTTGAGGAGGAGAGAGCGAGTGGGGCCAAGGAGGCAGAGGGAAAGGAAGATCGGGGCCGTTGGAATTGAACGACCATGGTGGTGGCGCGAAGGGAAGGGTGGGGCCAACAGCTGCAACGGCGGGATCAACGGTCGGAGATTGTTGTTGTGGCGGAGTTTGGCGCTGTTGGTGGtggtgctgctgctgctgcttgtGGAGCAGAGACAGCAGGAACTCGCCGCCGTTTGTCGCCGGACGAGGCGGAGCGTCACCTCCACCGCCGCTCATAGCGCGTGGCCTTGGGTGAAGTCCAACTATTGAGTGACGAGAGAGGTAGAAAGAGTAATTGGAAGGCTTAACGAGTTCTCTTTTCTGAGTTGGACCATCTGGTTTCCATTGGATTCGAATATTAATTCCTCATTAAAAGGCGTGGAGAATCTCCGGTGTAAATATTCTGATCCCATACTCGGGTGCGAGTGTTCGGATTGCCAACCTTTCTCCGTTACGTACACGATGTTGTGGCAGTTTACGGCCGTTGATTTGGATTACACGATCGTAGAGGGTCCACAGTTAATAGTGGCGGCGCTTTTTTATGTCCGTTCTTTCCTTCATTCCTACGTAATGTTAAAGGTTACGtttgttttcatttaaattttagagaaaattatattttacccctttaaaatttgaaatgatttacaatttgatatctaaagttttaattttgacaattcaCTCtcttaaagtttcaaatttttgtaatttaaccAATTGTATTCAAAACTTCCAATatttcccctaattttttatttttttatgttttataaaaaaataaaataaataaacaaaaaatcgaGGTGGCtagccatctggccatttttacacttccaaatttgttttttttttttaaataaaaattatgggcaatataaaaattttgggataatattggtcgaattgcaaaaatttaaaactttggggaatGGATtaccaaaattgaaactttggaggtcgaattgcaaatcgccctaaactttgaggggtaaaatgtaatttttcctaaattttattaTCCTCctcttatttaatttataaaataataataataataattattctactcaaaaaaaaaaaatttaattaattattaactttgtaggatttacaaattcaataattaatttttaaaatagttaGATTGAACTTTGATCTTGGAACACATGGAAATCGTATTTGGACTAATAGGTTTAGGCTTCAAAATGTGGTATTCTTACGTAGAGGCTAGAGCCCAAGAGCCTCAGAACGTAGTGACTAttatattctgaattaaattttgtatgttaatatgttttgaggggtttttttttttaaaaaaaaaaaatgttcttacATAAGGGTAAAAGttggttttatgtttttaaaaatgttttgtgcttaaattatttgttaatttatttttagaagaaaaaaaacaaaagccaaagAGGCAGTCAAGCGATAATTCAATTACATTTGTCATTTAGGTTCCGTTTGATTTGCGGAATAGGTATTCCAGTAGGAAAATAAATAGGTATTACTATGAATAGAAGAGGttggaattgaataattattccaattcTTTAGTTTGATAGCAACACACatttcataattggaattgaaccgaaattactaaaaagcccatataatttctaatttgttcaaaacttaaaaaataaaaataaaaaattgtgggtggctggccacccaaaGCAGGAACTAGGAGTGGCCTAGCCACCCCTGATTCCATCCGGGGTGGCCGCAACCACCCCCGAAGTCCTTTGGGCCCCTAGTTCCTGTGGTGGGCGGCCAGTCACCcacaagggtttttttttaattatttttaaagttggagagaaaattttaaaatatatatatatatatatagttttttggAAAACTTTAGACATTCTCTTAAGAATAtctattcctctcattttttttagataaatggtTATTCCTATGCAAAGGGATTAGTGATTCCCATGGGAACAACTATTCATAGGAATAGAcacttaccaaacaaaataatgactatttcatatgaataactatttcattacaaggatctattccgcaaaccaaacgggccctaaaAGTTATACTATAGGATAGGAGGGTTTATACAACGGCACTGATGGAATTATATGGAACGATGGGAGGTATTTTAGGCATTCAGTAAAATATGATTTAATCAAATGAAGAATTAAAGCAAAAGAAGATAAGCGAGCATATCTACATGgttaaatcactatttgtcATAAAAACTTAAGCCtataggaaaaataaatttaatcaattaacgTGGAATCAGAGCAAAGGTCCTGAGTTTAAAACTTGTCTTAGTCATTCACccctaatttaaattaaatattctaggTGTTAGGCTCCACTTTATTAAAAATGGAGTTTACGCCCACATGTGAGGTGAAGTattaaagtatttaattaaatgattaaatttacctcttcttataagcttaaacttttaggacaaATGGTCATTTAACGGCACCTCTCAATCGGTCCCTCTAATGGAGGCTCTAGTGGGATTCAATCCATCAATAACAACCAAAGCACAACTCCTCCAAAGACGATGTCGGTTGTCCATCGTAATTGCAAGGTCCTAGCGGTGGCATGAGCAATTAGAGTAGTGGAGCTAGGTGGACGCTAGGAGGAGGACCAGAGCTAGGGGTGGAGCAAGGCGGGCGAGCGGGTGCGAGGGGGAGGAGTTGGGTAATGGAGCTAGTGAGGGCCTTCAACGAGCTAATGATGACCTTGAAGAACGCACACACTCCTCAGTCTCCTTGGCTAAAGGCTCACGAGAATAGAGCTTTTTCATCGGAGGCCCAGGATTGTACATGGCAGTTTTCTGAACCCTATCAATTTAAATAATCCCATTTGATTATTTTTGACAACTAGTCTATCCCTTCTACCTCTTACCTCTTCCCTAGCTAGTATATGACGTTTGTTCTTCTTA
It contains:
- the LOC132186365 gene encoding UTP:RNA uridylyltransferase 1; the encoded protein is MSGGGGDAPPRPATNGGEFLLSLLHKQQQQHHHQQRQTPPQQQSPTVDPAVAAVGPTLPFAPPPWSFNSNGPDLPFPLPPWPHSLSPPQPFPSNFLGFPQNPFPPPRNQYPGNQIPPNHILFGDDSRKVGFPGIDARDNSRIDKFTVQQTHHEPKLKFGSFASEIRSPEVLSNVISQNSLDTTKFDTQKEGEAGLGTRSYNGLDRNWQFEPRVNSNSNSNSNPNSNAFRRANYDSREQERRGGELGKKYHSGNYRSSPPPGFPSKPRGKGNWDSGNMRRGLEHNVDKQKAYYLEFGSSDVSSDAEDERLRRLSMEGEKSGELRLSGQLDRRGMPAGSNLPSVSALDIDESISNLHSEIDEFGDGNSFQGRNKFKEDGSNELNDIGEQLVDSLLLEDESDGKNGASQHRTSREKDVRSDSRGQRLLSQRMRTLKIKMQCRSDIHRLNAPFLAIYESLVPAEEEKAQQKQLLALLERLVCKEWPKARLYLYGSCASSFGVSRSDIDVCLAIEDGDINKSEILLRLADILQSDNLQNVQALTRARVPIVKLMDPVTGISCDICINNVLAVINTKLLRDYAQIDARLRQLAFIVKHWAKSRGVNETYQGTLSSYAYVIMCIHFLQQRRPAILPCLQEMEPTYSVTVDDIECAFFDQVGKLCDFGSRNKETIAQLVWAFFNYWAYRHDYANSVISVRTGSIISKQTKDWTRRIGNDRHLICIEDPFEVSHDLGRVVDKYSIKVLREEFERAADIMQYDPNPCVKLFEPYVHS